A genome region from Trichoderma asperellum chromosome 7, complete sequence includes the following:
- a CDS encoding uncharacterized protein (EggNog:ENOG41~TransMembrane:11 (o537-563i575-596o608-625i632-650o712-733i1136-1153o1165-1186i1207-1233o1245-1268i1280-1305o1395-1417i)~SMCOG1000:ABC transporter ATP-binding protein~antiSMASH:Cluster_7.6): protein MEVNCDPEKAMYQTSSLGKPSGRSPSPMADPIVNSSAEQSDDESGQKTDPRDISQWPITPDILQIRQSNETNGGKLKKLGVTWQNLTVRGISSDALYNENVLSQFNPFGKGSKSPPLKTIIDNSSGCVKPGEMLLVLGNPGAGCTTLLSVLSNHRNGFAEITGDVWFGSMTSQEAKQYHGQITMNTEEEIFFPALSVGDTIDFATRLKVPFHLPPDIKNEEEYAQIYKEILLKSLGITHTKDTKVGNEFIRGVSGGERKRVSILECLATRGSVFSWDNSTRGLDASTALDWTKAMRAMTDILGLTTIASLYQAGNGIYEQFDKILILDNGKQIFYGPRDEAVPYMEHLGFLCDPTANKSDFLTSVSAPSVCTIAPDFEDRFPRSTEELLAAYNNSPIKPRMMAELDYPNSPEAQQNTADFKEQEAQDKHKNLPKKAAESAGYFHQVQTVTIRQFQILWGDKKTLFIKQATTIVQALIGGSLFYNAPDNTAGLFIKGGSLFFSLLYPTFIALAEVTDSFVGRPVLAKHRDFALHHPSAFVFAQIITDIPIMLFQISHFGIVLYFMTGFQYTAQAFFIFWLINLISALAMTQLFRFIGAAFPNFDAATKASGFTIVAAFTYAGYMIPKPDMHPWFVWFFWIDPMAYAFEALLANEFHDQVIPCVGPFLVPNGAGYSPETGGGQACTGVRGAPPGATSVTGDQYLASMSFSHSNLWRNFGILCAWYVFFVAMTIFFTSRWKQMGEGGRGLLIPREKQKKLLKAVVADEESQAVEKPSENSNSDSEKTDATIDNQLVHNTSVFTWKNLTYTVKTPHGDRVLLDNVQGFVKPGTLGALMGSSGAGKTTLLDVLAQRKTDGTIHGSVLVDGRPLPLSFQRSAGYVEQMDVHESLSTVREALEFSALLRQNREIPREEKLRYVDTIVKLLRLEDLEHTLIGRPGAGLSVEQRKRLTIGVELVAKPSILIFLDEPTSGLDGQAANNTVRFLRKLAEVGQAVLVTIHQPSADLFAQFDTLLLLANGGKTVYFGDIGHQARTVKKYFADHGAPCPREANPAEHMIEVVSGSLSKGKDWNQVWLNSPEHEKITQELDALVADAAAKSPGTVDDGHQFAAPIWEQVKLVTHRMNISLFRNTEYINNKLILHILLSLYNGFSFWSIGNSVSDLQQRLFTVFSFLFVAPGLISQLQPIFIDRRNVYETREKKSKTYHWVPFVTGLIVSELPYLVVCGVLYFVCWYWTAGLPNDTKWAGSTFFVAMFYEMLYTGIGQSIAAYAPNATFASLVNPLVITTLVSFCGVFAPYSQITAFWRYWLYYLDPFNYLFGAFLTFTTFSVDITCERDELAVFNPPANETCGDYLSTYQQGMGRGTNLLNPGATENCEVCRYTTGQDYLKTLNLNEEYYGWRNAGLVVLWAGVFYALVFLMMKLRTKATKRAST from the exons ATGGAGGTCAATTGCGACCCCGAGAAAGCGATGTACCAGACGAGTTCGCTCGGAAAGCCCTCCGGACGATCTCCCTCTCCAATGGCGGACCCTATCGTCAACTCCAGCGCGGAGCAGTCAGACGACGAATCCGGCCAAAAGACCGACCCCCGAGACATCTCACAATGGCCCATCACTCCAGATATACTACAAATACGACAAAGTAACGAGACTAACGGTGGGAAACTGAAGAAGCTGGGTGTGACATGGCAGAACCTCACAGTAAGGGGCATCAGCAGTGATGCGCTTTACAACGAAAATGTTCTCTCTCAATTCAACCCATTCGGGAAGGGCAGTAAGAGCCCACCCCTGAAGACTATTATCGACAACTCTTCTGGATGTGTCAAACCCGGTGAGATGTTGCTTGTTCTTGGAAATCCAGGGGCCGGATGCACAACACTGCTTAGCGTTCTATCAAACCACAGAAATGGCTTCGCAGAAATTACTGGCGACGTCTGGTTCGGTTCCATGACCAGTCAGGAAGCCAAACAATATCATGGTCAGATCACCATGAACACAGAGGAGGAGATCTTCTTTCCAGCTCTTTCAGTTGGTGACACCATCGACTTCGCCACACGTTTGAAGGTGCCGTTCCACCTGCCACCGGACATCAAGAACGAGGAGGAGTACGCCCAAATATACAAAGAAATCCTCTTGAAGTCTCTCGGTATCACACACACAAAGGATACCAAGGTCGGAAATGAGTTCATTCGTGGCGTTTCGGGTGGCGAGCGCAAGCGAGTGTCCATTCTCGAATGCCTTGCGACTAGAGGCAGCGTCTTCTCCTGGGATAACTCCACTCGTGGTCTCGACGCGAGCACTGCGCTAGATTGGACGAAAGCCATGCGCGCCATGACAGATATTCTTGGTCTCACTACAATTGCCAGTCTGTACCAAGCTGGTAATGGCATCTACGAGCAGTTCGACAAGATTCTGATTCTCGATAACGGCAAGCAGATCTTTTACGGACCTCGAGACGAAGCTGTGCCATACATGGAGCATCTTGGCTTCCTATGCGACCCTACAGCCAACAAGTCAGATTTCCTCACGAGCGTATCGGCGCCTTCTGTTTGCACAATTGCCCCAGACTTTGAGGACCGATTTCCTCGATCAACAGAGGAGCTGCTCGCTGCTTATAACAACTCGCCCATCAAGCCAAGGATGATGGCCGAGCTCGACTATCCCAATAGCCCCGAAGCTCAGCAGAATACGGCGGACTTCAAGGAACAGGAGGCTCAAGACAAGCACAAGAACCTCCCAAAGAAAGCTGCGGAGTCCGCAGGATATTTCCATCAGGTGCAGACGGTTACCATACGCCAATTTCAGATCCTCTGGGGCGACAAGAAAACTCTGTTCATCAAGCAAGCCACAACTATCGTTCAGGCGCTGATCGGTGGCTCACTGTTCTACAATGCTCCGGACAACACGGCGGGCTTGTTCATCAAGGgaggctctctcttcttctctctacTATATCCTACCTTCATCGCTCTCGCCGAGGTTACGGATTCGTTCGTCGGCCGACCCGTCTTAGCCAAACACCGAGACTTCGCTCTCCACCATCCCTCTGCCTTTGTCTTCGCCCAGATCATTACCGACATCCCGATCATGCTCTTCCAAATCTCGCACTTTGGAATTGTGCTGTACTTCATGACTGGATTCCAGTACACCGCCCAagctttcttcatcttctggctCATCAACTTGATCTCGGCCCTGGCTATGACACAGCTGTTCAGGTTCATCGGTGCCGCTTTCCCGAATTTCGACGCAGCAACTAAAGCTTCTGGATTCACCATCGTCGCTGCCTTCACATATGCAGGATACATGATTCCCAAGCCCGATATGCACCCTTGGTTCGTTTGGTTCTTCTGGATCGACCCCATGGCCTACGCGTTCGAAGCATTGCTCGCGAATGAGTTCCACGACCAGGTTATTCCTTGTGTGGGCCCATTCCTGGTTCCAAATGGCGCAGGATACAGCCCGGAAACAGGAGGCGGACAAGCATGTACCGGCGTCCGTGGTGCGCCTCCTGGAGCAACCAGCGTTACTGGTGACCAATACCTGGCTTCCATGTCCTTCAGCCACAGCAACCTTTGGCGCAACTTTGGCATTCTCTGCGCCTGGTACGTTTTCTTCGTTGCAAtgaccatcttcttcacttcCAGGTGGAAGCAGATGGGCGAAGGTGGTCGCGGTCTCCTCATCCCCcgtgagaagcagaagaagttACTTAAGGCCGTGGTTGCGGATGAGGAATCCCAGGCTGTCGAGAAGCCATCCGAGAACTCCAACTCTGATTCCGAGAAGACTGACGCAACCATTGACAACCAGCTCGTCCACAATACATCGGTATTTACCTGGAAGAATCTGACTTACACCGTCAAGACGCCGCATGGTGATCGTGTTCTTCTCGACAACGTTCAAGGATTTGTCAAGCCCGGTACGCTCGGTGCTCTTATGGGATCTTCGGGT GCCGGGAAGACTACATTGCTCGACGTTCTAGCTCAACGCAAGACTGATGGTACCATTCATGGCTCCGTTCTAGTCGATGGTCGCCCGCTCCCTTTGTCCTTCCAACGATCTGCTGGCTACGTCGAACAGATGGATGTCCACGAGTCATTGTCCACGGTACGCGAGGCTTTGGAattttctgctcttcttcgtcagaaTCGTGAAATCCCCCGCGAGGAGAAGCTCCGCTATGTGGACACGATCGTCAAGCTTCTACGGTTGGAAGATCTTGAGCACACCCTCATCGGTCGCCCTGGTGCCGGTCTTTCTGTCGAACAGCGCAAGC GTCTCACAATTGGTGTTGAGCTCGTAGCTAAGCCCAGTATTTTGATCTTCCTCGACGAACCTACTTCTGGTCTCGATGGCCAAGCTGCAAACAACACGGTACGCTTCTTGCGCAAACTCGCGGAAGTCGGACAAGCTGTCCTCGTCACGATTCATCAGCCATCGGCCGACCTCTTTGCCCAATTCGACACCCTCCTCCTACTGGCGAATGGTGGCAAGACCGTATACTTTGGCGATATCGGCCATCAGGCAAGGACCGTCAAGAAATACTTCGCTGATCATGGCGCACCGTGCCCCCGAGAGGCCAACCCTGCTGAGCACATGATTGAAGTCGTATCAGGAAGTCTTTCTAAGGGCAAGGACTGGAACCAAGTCTGGCTCAACTCGCCAGAACACGAGAAGATCACTCAAGAGCTTGACGCTCTTGTCGCCGATGCTGCCGCCAAATCGCCTGGAACTGTCGACGACGGCCATCAATTCGCAGCGCCCATTTGGGAGCAGGTAAAGCTTGTCACGCACCGCATGAACATCTCTTTGTTCCGCAACACCGAGTACATCAACAACAAGCTCATCTTGCATATACTGCTGTCTCTTTACAACGGCTTTTCGTTCTGGTCGATTGGTAACAGCGTCAGCGATCTCCAGCAACGACTCTTCACGGTCTTCAGTTTCCTGTTTGTCGCCCCCGGTCTCATCTCCCAGCTTCAGCCTATCTTCATCGATCGTCGCAACGTGTATGAGACGCGCGAGAAGAAGAGTAAGACCTACCACTGGGTGCCATTCGTCACTGGCTTGATTGTTTCTGAGCTGCCCTACCTGGTCGTCTGCGGTGTGTTGTACTTTGTGTGTTGGTACTGGACTGCTGGATTGCCAAATGATACCAAGTGGGCAGGCAGCACATTCTTCGTCGCA ATGTTTTACGAGATGTTGTACACCGGCATTGGACAATCGATCGCCGCGTACGCTCCCAACGCAACCTTTGCATCTCTCGTCAACCCGCTGGTCATCACCACCCTTGTATCATTCTGCGGTGTCTTCGCCCCTTACTCCCAGATCACGGCGTTCTGGAGATACTG GCTCTACTACCTCGATCCCTTCAACTACCTCTTCGGCGCCTTCCTCACCTTCACCACCTTCTCCGTCGATATCACTTGCGAACGAGACGAGCTTGCGGTCTTCAATCCTCCTGCGAACGAGACATGTGGCGACTATCTCTCCACCTATCAGCAAGGCATGGGACGTGGCACGAACCTTCTGAACCCGGGCGCTACGGAGAACTGCGAGGTGTGCCGATACACTACTGGACAAGACTACTTGAAGACACTCAACTTGAACGAAGAGTACTACGGCTGGAGGAATGCGGGGCTGGTTGTATTGTGGGCTGGAGTGTTCTACGCCCTGGTGttcttgatgatgaagttgcGAACCAAGGCGACGAAGAGGGCGTCTACGTAG
- a CDS encoding uncharacterized protein (EggNog:ENOG41~antiSMASH:Cluster_7.6) produces the protein MSSFTQPMPVVACGKIPAMGKSISQHLLPEYEVIHFILSYEAAEAELPHLLVGRDPQSRSPDEIGTHDYSRPPRAVIFGRGYEPQQVEELKKKFAGVAKEPVAWVRGNPADLPAGAAGPDYAQNIAADMKKVLKKWRDGGEKDEEILVY, from the exons ATGTCTTCATTCACTCAGCCAATGCCAGTAGTTGCCTGCGGCAAAATACCCGCGATGGGGAAATCAATCTCCCAGCACCTGCTGCCTGAATATGAAG TCATCCACTTCATCCTGTCATATGAGGCTGCAGAGGCTGAGCTCCCGCATCTGCTTGTAGGTCGCGATCCTCAGTCTCGGAGCCCCGATGAGATCGGAACCCACGATTACAGCCGGCCTCCTCGCGCGGTAATCTTCGGTCGCGGCTATGAGCCTCAGCAGGTTGAAGAACTTAAGAAGAAATTCGCGGGTGTTGCTAAAGAACCTGTTGCTTGGGTGAGGGGGAATCCAGCGGATTTGCCTGCCGGGGCTGCTGGGCCTGACTATGCTCAGAATATCGCGGCGGATATGAAGAAGGTGCTTAAAAAATGGAGGGacgggggagaaaaagatgAGGAGATTTTGGTGTACTAG
- a CDS encoding uncharacterized protein (antiSMASH:Cluster_7.6), translating to MTTPTNIDPKDVQAYFAKYQGDKYVEGWAALWDKGDNLPWDRGFPNPALEDTLVQRAGTIGGPIAQDGQRRKALVPGCGRGVDVLLLASFGYDAYGLECSAMAVDACKKEEKENHSRYRVRDEKVGKGKVTFVQGDFFDDTWLKDIGVPRNGFDVIYDYTFFCALNPELRPKWALRHTELLAPSPAGNLICLESPRHKDPLAPGPPFASPSEAYMEHLSHPGEKISYNDKGLVDADPLREPSKAGLERVAHWQPERTHTVGMGENGVIHDRVSIWRRRD from the exons ATGACGACTCCTACCAACATTGATCCCAAGGATGTTCAAGCGTATTTTGCCAAATATCAGGGCGACAAGTATGTTGAGGGCTGGGCGGCCCTCTGGGACAAAGGTGATAATTTGCCCTGGGATCGTGGCTTTCCCAACCCCGCGCTAGAAGACACCCTGGTCCAGCGAGCTGGCACCATTGGCGGGCCCATCGCCCAGGACGGTCAGAGGCGGAAGGCCCTGGTGCCGGGCTGTGGACGTGGAGTCGATGTACTCTTACTGGCGAGCTTTGGGTATGATGCCTATGGCCTGGAGTGCAGCGCCATGGCTGTTGATGCgtgcaagaaggaggagaaggagaaccATAGCCGGTACCGTGTGCGAGACGAGAAAGTTGGGAAAGGGAAGGTCACTTTCGTCCAAGGGGATTTCTTTGATGATACCTGGTTGAAGGACATTGGAGTACCTCGAAATGGATTTGATGTTATATATGATTACACG TTTTTCTGTGCTCTGAACCCAGAGCTCCGTCCTAAATGGGCTCTCCGACACACCGAGCTCCTTGCTCCCTCACCTGCAGGCAATCTGATCTGTCTGGAGTCTCCTCGTCATAAGGACCCCTTGGCCCCTGGCCCTCCATTTGCCTCTCCCTCCGAGGCCTACATGGAGCACCTGAGCCACCCCGGTGAGAAGATCTCCTACAACGATAAGGGTCTTGTCGATGCGGATCCGTTGCGAGAGCCCAGCAAGGCGGGCCTGGAGAGAGTGGCGCACTGGCAGCCAGAGCGCACGCACACTGTGGGCATGGGTGAGAATGGGGTGATCCATGACAGAGTCTCTATTTGGCGTCGACGTGACTAG
- a CDS encoding uncharacterized protein (EggNog:ENOG41~antiSMASH:Cluster_7.6), translating to MVEAMTDTPAPRKRGRPRTVTDDRRVPERRRKQLRVAQQAYRRRKETTIVTLQSRVQELESGFEELSESFLSFSSLLFEAGILQNQPRVTSALQKVTQQCLSLAKSGCDEAEETPAAPADVSPSTSPTLNDTQDIISNYNPLITQLDSLPIILDAFQSSSVLAAQWPGQWPGLSQLPPMPTYQEPAILPFGVVLPSPNIPLLSTPSPVLNFPTTVSPDNILKQGRWTLSHRLVRQCCEIGYHLLISSSGDESRVKATFGKRLTIDERNRLISGFVDVMHDEIGNVIELRTNVLNSRRNSYSPEQLAVSSRTWQIVIESGADEWMDTSGVQRLLQERGIRIQDPSSALSRPRFNSAPQLNAATFIKYLSLRPICLGRGPAFRKRDVENAIRLATFDDPGAFNAVCEIP from the exons ATGGTCGAAGCAATGACTGACACGCCCGCGCCTCGGAAGAGAGGCCGGCCACGAACTGTGACGGACGATCGGCGAGTTCCTGAG AGACGTCGAAAGCAGCTTCGCGTCGCGCAGCAAGCATATCgcaggagaaaagagaccaCGATCGTCACGCTGCAATCTCGCGTACAGGAACTCGAGTCGGGCTTTGAAGAGCTCAGTGAGTCGTTCCTTTCCTTCAGTAGTCTTCTGTTCGAGGCTGGGATTCTCCAAAATCAGCCTCGTGTCACATCTGCTCTGCAAAAAGTTACACAGCAATGCCTGTCGCTTGCCAAAAGTGGCTGCGACGAGGCCGAAGAAACACCTGCAGCCCCGGCGGACGTATCGCCATCGACGTCTCCCACGCTCAACGATACGCAAGATATAATCTCAAATTACAATCCACTCATAACGCAACTTGATTCATTGCCAATAATCCTTGACGCTTTCCAGTCCTCGTCGGTTCTCGCGGCTCAATGGCCTGGACAATGGCCTGGACTATCGCAACTACCCCCCATGCCAACCTACCAAGAACCAGCAATTCTACCGTTCGGAGTTGTCTTGCCGTCTCCGAATATCCCCCTTTTATCCACCCCTAGTCCCGTTTTGAATTTCCCGACCACAGTATCGCCCGACAATATCTTAAAGCAAGGGCGCTGGACACTCTCACACCGCCTGGTCCGACAATGCTGCGAGATTGGATAccatttattaataagctcgTCTGGAGACGAATCAAGGGTTAAAGCAACCTTCGGCAAACGATTGACCATCGACGAGCGCAACCGCTTGATCTCCGGATTCGTTGACGTCATGCACGACGAAATAGGAAACGTGATCGAGTTGAGGACAAATGTTCTCAATTCAAGGAGGAACAGCTACTCGCCTGAACAACTCGCCGTTTCCTCTCGAACGTGGCAAATTGTCATTGAATCGGGTGCTGATGAGTGGATGGATACGAGTGGTGTGCAAAGGCTGCTACAGGAGCGAGGGATTCGTATTCAGGACCCGAGCTCAGCCCTCTCCAGACCCCGGTTCAATTCGGCTCCTCAGCTCAACGCAGCGACCTTCATTAAAT ACCTTTCCCTCCGCCCTATCTGTCTCGGTCGCGGACCAGCGTTCCGAAAGCGTGATGTTGAGAATGCCATTCGCCTTGCAACTTTTGATGATCCTGGGGCGTTTAACGCTGTGTGCGAAATACCAtga